The Salvia miltiorrhiza cultivar Shanhuang (shh) chromosome 1, IMPLAD_Smil_shh, whole genome shotgun sequence genome has a window encoding:
- the LOC130994004 gene encoding glucan endo-1,3-beta-glucosidase 8-like: MKKPTWVVAAMVAAVAVAQVVGVAEGLGVNWGNQAAQNLHPRVIVQMLKDNNINKVKLFDSDAWVVKHFAGTGIEVMLGIPNLHLASLADRYKHAKAWVKANLTRHIHEGGVDIKYVAVGNEPFLKAYNGSNLQTTYPALWNIQKAINEAGLGDRIKATIPQNADVYDSGSKGPSNGDFRADIRATMKQIVQFLRDNNAPFVVNVYPFLSLSLNPDFPVEYAFFSGGAQPVQDGGITYTNVLDANLDTLLWSLRKAGCGDVPIIVGEIGWPTDGDKYATVDMAKKFYDGFFKKLSTTKGTPLYKKSIEYYLFGLTDENLKSVAPGDFERHWGVFRYDGQPKFPVDFTGHGSNKMPVGAKYVKYLERKWCVYVDNGASTDEVSSSMNYACTLGDCTALNYGGPCSKLDNSSKFSYAFNMLFQMSYQDVETCDYGGIAKIVTKNATVGNCLFPIALDTDWAWRVGAQLKSTLLTGLLLSLLLLGL, encoded by the exons ATGAAGAAACCGACATGGGTTGTGGCGGCCATGGTGGCCGCGGTGGCAGTGGCGCAGGTCGTGGGCGTGGCGGAGGGCCTCGGCGTTAACTGGGGAAATCAGGCGGCCCAAAACCTACATCCTAGAGTCATTGTCCAAATGTTGAAGGACAATAATATTAATAAGGTTAAATTGTTTGATTCCGACGCTTGGGTTGTGAAGCACTTTGCTGGGACAGGAATTGAAGTCATGCTTGGTATTCCTAACCTGCATTTAGCCTCTTTGGCTGATCGATATAAACATGCTAAGGCATGGGTGAAGGCCAACCTCACTAGGCATATCCACGAAGGCGGCGTCGATATCAA GTACGTGGCAGTCGGAAACGAGCCCTTCTTGAAAGCCTACAACGGGTCGAACCTGCAGACGACTTATCCGGCGCTTTGGAACATTCAGAAGGCGATAAACGAGGCCGGGCTGGGCGATAGAATCAAGGCGACGATCCCCCAAAACGCCGACGTTTACGATTCCGGCAGCAAAGGCCCGTCGAACGGCGACTTCCGCGCCGACATCAGAGCGACCATGAAGCAGATCGTGCAGTTCCTGCGCGACAACAACGCCCCTTTCGTCGTCAACGTCTACCCTTTCCTCAGCTTATCCCTCAACCCTGATTTCCCGGTGGAATACGCCTTCTTCAGTGGTGGCGCGCAGCCGGTGCAGGACGGCGGGATCACGTACACCAACGTGTTGGATGCGAACCTCGACACACTCCTCTGGTCGCTGAGGAAGGCCGGGTGCGGAGATGTCCCCATCATCGTCGGCGAGATAGGCTGGCCCACCGACGGCGACAAGTATGCAACCGTCGACATGGCGAAGAAATTCTACGACGGATTTTTCAAGAAATTATCGACGACTAAAGGGACGCCACTTTACAAGAAATCAATTGAGTATTACCTTTTCGGTTTGACCGATGAGAACTTGAAGAGCGTGGCGCCCGGCGATTTCGAGCGCCACTGGGGCGTTTTCAG GTACGACGGGCAACCTAAGTTCCCGGTGGACTTCACGGGACATGGAAGCAATAAGATGCCCGTGGGGGCGAAATATGTCAAGTATCTGGAACGGAAATGGTGCGTCTACGTGGACAATGGTGCAAGCACAGACGAAGTCTCCAGCAGCATGAACTATGCTTGCACACTCGGCGACTGCACGGCACTCAATTACGGGGGTCCTTGTAGTAAATTGGATAACTCATCCAAGTTTTCCTACGCTTTTAACATGCTTTTTCAAATGAGTTATCAAGATGTGGAGACATGTGATTACGGTGGAATTGCGAAGATCGTGACTAAAAATGCTACGGTCGGAAATTGCCTCTTTCCGATCGCATTGGATACCGATTGGGCATGGAGAGTCGGGGCTCAGCTCAAGTCCACTCTTCTCACCGGATTGTTGCTTTCGCTGTTGTTGTTAGGATTATGA